DNA sequence from the Actinacidiphila yeochonensis CN732 genome:
GCTGCGCGACTCGGGCGTCGACGTGCGCGTCGGCCTGCACGAGGGCTCCAAGTCCAAGGCCCAGGCCGAGGAGCAGGGCCTGCGCGTGGTGACCGTCGCCGAGGCCGCCGCCGAGGCCGACGTCATCATGATCCTGGTGCCGGACCCGATCCAGGGCCGCGTCTACGAGGAGTCCATCAAGGACAACCTCAAGGACGGCGACGCCCTGTTCTTCGGCCACGGCCTGAACATCCGCTACGGCTTCGTCAAGCCCCCGGCCGGCGTCGACGTCTGCATGGTCGCCCCGAAGGGCCCGGGCCACCTGGTCCGCCGCCAGTACGAGGAGGGCCGCGGCGTTCCGTGCATCGCGGCTGTCGAGCAGGACGCCACCGGCAACGCCTTCGCGCTGGCCCTGTCCTACGCCAAGGGCATCGGCGGCACCCGTGCCGGCGTCATCAAGACGACCTTCACCGAGGAGACCGAGACCGACCTCTTCGGCGAGCAGGCCGTGCTCTGCGGCGGCACCTCGGCGCTGGTCAAGGCCGGCTTCGAGACCCTGGTGGAGGCTGGCTACCAGCCGGAGATCGCCTACTTCGAGTGCCTGCACGAGCTGAAGCTGATCGTCGACCTCATGTACGAGGGCGGCCTGGAGAAGATGCGCTGGTCGGTCTCCGAGACCGCCGAGTGGGGCGACTACGTCTCCGGCCCGCGGATCATCAACGACGGCACCAAGGCCGAGATGAAGAAGATCCTCGCCGAGATCCAGGACGGCACCTTCGCCAACAACTGGATCGCCGAGTACAACGCCGGCCTGCCGAAGTACAACGAGTACAAGAAGGCCGACGAGAGCCACCTGCTGGAGACCACCGGCCGCAAGCTGCGCAAGCTGATGAGCTGGGTGGACGAAGAGGCCTGATCCCGACGGCCCCGTGAGGGGCCGCCCGCCGTACACCGCGGCCACAAGCCGCCAGCCCCGGGCCCGCCCGCTCGTACACGACGCCGAGCGCGGACCGGGGCGCCAGGCGCGACACCGCCGGGCCGGAGCTCTCCGGCCCGGCGGAGCTGCCTGCGGCTTTGTACGAAGCGACGCAACCCTTCCGGGTGATCCTGCCATTTCGGCAATGGCGCCCGACCACCGCGTCGATACACTCCCTTAACAAGCGCGTCAGGCTCACAGCGTCGTGCGTCTCCCACGCGGCAAGCCCATCCCGCCCATCCCGCCCTCCCCGGGGCGGCCGCACGGGACCGGCCGCCCCCTGGACTAGTGAGGACCACGTGAGCCAGAAGCCTGTCGTACTCATCGCAGAAGAGCTCTCGCCCGCCACGGTGGACGCCCTCGGCCCGGACTTCGAGATCCGGCACTGCAACGGCGCGGACCGCGCCGAGCTGCTCTCCGCGATCACCGACGTCGACGCCATCCTGATCCGCAGCGCCACCAAGGTGGACGCCGAGGCCGTCGCCGCCGCGAACAAGCTCCGCGTGGTCGCCCGGGCCGGCGTCGGCCTGGACAACGTGGACGTCGCCGCCGCCACGAAGGCCGGCGTCATGGTGGTCAACGCGCCCACCTCCAACATCGTCACCGCCGCCGAGCTGGCCTGCGGCCTGCTCATCGCCAGCGCCCGCAACATCGCCCCCGCCAGCGCGGCGCTGAAGGCCGGCGAGTGGAAGCGGAACAAGTACACCGGCGTCGAGCTGAGCGAGAAGACCCTCGGCGTGGTGGGCCTGGGCCGTATCGGCGTCCTGGTCAGCCAGCGGATGGCCGCCTTCGGGATGAAGGTCGTCGCCTACGACCCCTACGTGCAGCCCGCCCGCGCCGCCCAGATCGGCGTCAAGCTGCTCACCCTGGACGAGCTGCTGGAGGTCTCCGACTTCATCACCGTCCACCTGCCCAAGACGCCCGAGACGGTCGGCCTGATCGGCGACGAGGCGCTGCGCAGGGTCAAGCCCTCGGTGCGGATCGTCAACGCCGCCCGCGGCGGGATCGTCGACGAGGAGGCGCTGGCCGCCGCCCTCAAGGAGGGCCGGGTCGCCGGCGCGGGCCTGGACGTGTACGCCAAGGAGCCCTGCACCGACTCGCCGCTCTTCCAGTTCGACAACGTGGTGGCCACCCCGCACCTGGGCGCCTCCACCGACGAGGCCCAGGAGAAGGCCGGCATCGCCGTCGCCAAGTCGGTCCGGCTGGCGCTGGCCGGCGAGCTGGTGCCGGACGCGGTCAACGTCCAGGGCGGCGTCATCGCCGAGGACGTCAAGCCCGGCCTGCCGCTGGCCGAGAAGCTGGGCCGGATCTTCACCGCGCTGGCCGGCGAGGTCGCCGCCCGGCTGGACGTCGAGGTCTGCGGCGAGATCACCCAGCACGATGTGAAGGTGCTCGAACTCAGCGCGCTCAAGGGCGTGTTCGAGGACGTGGTGGCCGAGACGGTGTCCTACGTCAACGCGCCGCTGTTCGCCCAGGAGCGCGGCGTCGAGGTCCGGCTGACCACCAGCTCGGAGTCGCCCAACCACCGCAACCTCGTCACCGTCCGCGGCACCCTGGCCGACGGCAGCGAGGTCTCGGTCTCCGGCACCCTGGCCGGCCCCAAGCACCAGCAGAAGATCGTCGCGGTCGGGGACGAGGACGTGGACCTGGCGCTCGCCGACCACATGGCGTTCCTGCGCTACACCGACCGCCCGGGCGTGGTCGGCACCATCGGCCGCATCCTCGGCGAGGTCGGCGTGAACATCGCCGGCATGCAGGTCGCCCGCGCGGCGGTCGGCGGCGAGGCGCTGGTCGCCCTCACCGTGGACTCCACCATCCCGGCCGGCGTGCTCAGCGACATCGCCGACGAGATCGGCGCCACCTCGGCCCGCGCGGTCAACCTGACGGACTGACGCAGCCGGTCCGGCCCCACCCGGCCGGGCCGTCAACTTCGGCGCCGCCCTTCACTCGTTCGAGGGGCGGTGCTGTCGTTTCCAGGCGCTACGGTGAACACTGCGGACATCATCCCGTCCATGGGAGGAATCATGACTGCCGACGAACTCCCGGCCTGGGTCTTTCCCCCGCCGGGCGGTTTCACCGCGGACGATTTGGACCGCATCCCCGATCTCCCGCCGCACACCGAGCTGATCGACGGGAGCCTCGTCTTCGTGAGTCCGCAGAAGAGTTTCCACGCGCTGGTACTGGACCTGCTCGTCTATGGACTGCGCTCACAGGCACCGGCGGAGCTCCGGGTGCGCCGGGAAATGAGCGTCGTACTGAACCGGGGCAACAGGCCTGAGCCCGACCTCTGCGTGGTGCGGGCAGAGGCGGTCCTGGAGTCGGCGGACGAGACCGCGTATCGGGCCGAGGACGTCGTGCTCGCCATCGAGGTGGTCTCCCCCGAGTCACGGGAGCGGGACAACAAGCGCAAGCCGCAGCTCTACGCGGAGGCGGGGATTCCGCACTTCTGGCGGATCGAGCAGGGCACGGGGCGCCGACCGGTTGTCTACGTCTACGAACTGGACCGGGTGACCGGCGGCTACGTTCCGACCGGCATCCACCACGACCGGTTGAAGCTGGGCTACCCCTTCACCGTCGACATCGACCTCACGGAGATCGACGCCATGTGAGCCCGGCCGGTGCCGCCTACAACCGTGCCGCCTTCAGTGCCATGTGCAGCAGCAGCCGGGCCTCGCCGCTCGCGAGGTCGAGGCCGGTGAGCTGCTCGATCCGGGACAGCCGGTAGTAGAGGGTCTGGCGGTGGATCGCGAGGGCCGTCGCGGTACGGCCGGCCTGGCCCGCGTGGTCGAGGAACACCTCGGCGGTATGGGCGAGTTCGCGGTGCGCCTCGGTCAGCAGCGGGGCCACCGCCGGGTCCGGCGGCGTCCCCGGCGGCAGCGCGGTGAGCAGCCGGTAGGGGCCCAGCCCGGACCACTTCGCGACGGGCGCGAGCGCGGGTTCGGCGCGCGCCGCCCGGGCCGCCGCCACGGCCTCCTGCCATGCCCGCGGGAGCTCGGCCAGGTCGACGCGCGAGTCGCTCACCCCGGCCACCGGCCCGCCCTGGTCGGCCGGCGCCGGCTCGCCGCCGCCCAGCGCGGCCAGCACCCGGACCGCCGCCGAGCGGGCCGGCGCCAGTACGTGCGGCGACCGCAGCCGCACCAGCACCGCCACCACGCCCGCAGGCCCCCAGCCGGGCACCCGGGTGATCACCGCGGCGCCCGGCACCGTCCGCGCCCCGGGCAGGTCACCGCCGTCCGGCTCCTCGGCCTCCGCCCACACCGCCGTGCGCGCCAGCCGCTTGCCGGCGCGGGCGCCCGGGGGAGTGGCGCACACCAGCGCGTGCGGCAGCTCGGAGTCGGCGCCCAGCGCCTTGCGCAGGTCGTCCTCCGCGTCGTCCCGTCCGGAGCGGGTGACCGCGGTGAGCAGCGCGCGCAGTGCCCGCGCGCCCTCCTCGCCGGCCCCGGCCAGCGCGGCCAGCCGACCGCCGATGCGGGCGGCCACCGCCATCGCCGCGTCGAGCTGTGCGGGGGAGTGCTCCGCCTCGTCCAGCAGCCACACGTATCCGTGGACCACGCCGCCGTACCGCACGGGCAGGCAGAGCCGGCCGCGGAAGACGCCGGCCGAGGGGGCGGCGGGGATGCGCACCGGGCCGGTGGCCCTGGCGATGCCGAACCGCTCGAACCAGGCCCGCACCTCGGCCGTCGAGCGGCGGGTGAGGATCGAGCGGGTGCGCACCGGATCGACGGCCGAGTCGTCGTCGCTGTCGTGCACGCCGAAGGCGATCAGGCGGAAGTCGCGGTCCTCCAGCGTCGCCGGCGCGCCGAGCAGCGCCGAGACCTCGTCCACCAGCTCCTGGAAACCACCGTAGTCAGCGGGCACCCGTCCATTGTCCCCCACCGGCCTCATACATCTGTATGACGGACGCCGCCCGGATGCGTGACAGGTGTCGATGGTCCGGGCGGTTACGGGTCCCTACATTCACGGTGACGGCACCCTTTCCGCCACGGAACCGCTACAGCGCTCCTCCTGGGGGAAGGCGTGCCGCAGTGCCCGTTTCCGCACCGCCAGGAGGACCCCGTGCTCGGTCCCGTTCTGCTCGCCGCGTCGCGCAGCGACCGCATGCGCCGCGTTGTGGCGTCCGCGCCCGTCACCCGTCCGGTGGTACAGCGGTTCATCGCCGGTGACGACCTCCACCCGGCCCTGGACACCGTCCGCGCGCTGGTCGACTCCGGACTCCACATCACGCTCGACCACCTGGGTGAGGACGTCACCGACCGGGCCACTGCCCAGGCCACCCGCGACGCCTACCTGCGGCTGCTGGAGACGCTGGCCGACGCCGGGCTCGCCGAGCGGGCCGAGGTCTCGGTGAAGCTCTCCGCGTTCGGCCAGGCGCTGCCCGACGGCGGCCACGACATCGCGCTGGAGAACGTCCGCCCGGTGGCCGAGCTGGCCAGCACGCACGGCACCACCGTCACACTCGACATGGAGGACCACACCACCGTCGACTCGACGCTGGCCGTCCTGCGCGAGCTGCGCCGCGACCACCCCGGCACCGGCGCCGTCATCCAGTCGTACCTCTTCCGCACCGAGGACGACGCCCGCGCGCTGGCCGTCGAGGGCTCGCGGGTACGGCTGGTCAAGGGCGCCTACAAGGAGCCCGCCTCCGTCGCCTTCCAGGACCGCCGCGAGGTCGACCGCGCCTACGTACGGGCGCTGCGCATCCTCTTCGAGGGCAGCGGCTACCCGATGGTCGGCTCGCACGACCCGCGGATGATCGCCATCGCCCAGGAACTGGCCGCCCGCACCGGCCGCACGCCCGGCCAGTACGAGTTCCAGATGCTCTACGGCATCCGTACCGCCGAGCAGCGGCGGCTCGCCGACGCCGGTGAGCGGATGCGCGTGTACGTGCCGTACGGCGCAGACTGGTACGGGTACTTCATGCGCCGGCTCGCCGAGCGCCCCGCCAACCTCGCCTTCTTCCTGCGCTCCTTCGCTCCCGGCCGCTGAAGCCGAGCGGCCGACCCCGAGCCGCCGACCCCGAGCCGCCGGAAGCCGGCCTTGAAGTCCGGCCGCCGAACCCGGCCGCCGGCGACAGCCGCCGGACCCGGCCCGCCCGCCCCGGACCCGCCCGTCGACCCTGACGACCCCGACGGGTCCGGGCGGCCGGTCCCCGAAAACCCCCGGACCCGCCGGACCCGCGCGACGCGCCCCCGGTGGCCCGCACCCCCCGCCCGACCCACGAGGAGGCAACGCTCCATGGACGCTGTGACCCAGGTCCCCGCCCCGGTCAACGAGCCGGTGCACACGTACGCGCCCGGCAGCGCGGAACGCGCTCGGCTGGAGGCCAGGCTCAAGGAGCTGGCCGGCAACCCGATGGACCTACCCATGGTCATCGGCGGGCAGGAGCGCATGGGCGGCGGCGACCGCTTCGACGTCGTCCAGCCGCACAACCACGCGGCCCGCCTGGGCACCTACGCCAACGCCACCACCGACGACGCCCGCGCCGCCGTCGACGCCGCGCTCGCCGCCGCGCCCGGCTGGCGGGCCACCTCCTTCGACGACCGCGCCGCGATCATCCTGCGCGCCGCCGAGCTGCTGTCCGGCCCCTGGCGGGAGACGCTGGCCGCCTCCACCATGCTCGGGCAGTCCAAGACCGTGCAGCAGGCCGAGATCGACAGCCCCTGCGAGCTGGTCGACTTCTGGCGGTTCAACGTGCACTACGCCCGGCAGATCCTCGCGGAGCAGCCGGTCGCCAACGCGCCGGGGGTGTGGAACCGGCTCGACCACCGCCCGCTGGAGGGCTTCGTCTACGCGGTCACGCCGTTCAACTTCACCGCCATCGCGGGCAACCTGCCCACCGCCCCGGCGCTGATGGGCAACGTCGTGGTGTGGAAGCCGTCGCCGACCCAGACCCACTCGGCCGTGCTGCTGATGCGCCTGCTGAAGGAGGCCGGACTGCCCGACGGCGTCATCAACCTCGTCACCGGCGACGGCATCGCCGTCTCCGAGGTCGTCCTCCCCCACCGGGACCTGGCCGGCATCCACTTCACCGGCTCCACGAAGACCTTCCAGTACCTGTGGAAGACGGTCGGCGAGAACATCGAGGGCTACCGCTCCTACCCGCGGATCGTCGGCGAGACCGGCGGCAAGGACTTCCTCGTCGCGCACCCCTCCGCCGACCCGGCGGTGCTGAAGACCGCGCTGACCCGCGGCGCCTTCGAGTACCAGGGCCAGAAGTGCTCGGCCACCTCCCGCGCCTACGTCCCGCGCTCGCTGTGGGAGGGCGGCTTCAGGCAGGAGTTCGCCGCCGAGGTCGACGGCATCACCATGGGCGACGTCACCGACCTGTCGAACTTCGTCGGCGCCCTCATCGACGAGCGGTCCTTCGCCAAGAACAAGGCCGCCATCGACCGCGCCAAGGCCGACCCGACGGTCGAGGTCGTGGCCGGCGGCACCTACGACGACTCGGTCGGCTACTTCGTCCGGCCCACCGTGCTGGCCTGCACCGACCCGGAGAACGCGGTCTTCCGCGAGGAGTACTTCGGCCCGGTCCTCGCCGTCCACGTGTACGAGGACGCCGAGTACGACGCGATGCTCGCCCAGATGGAGTCGGTCGCCGACTACGCCCTCACCGGCTCGGTGATCGCCCGCGACCGCGCGGCCGTCGCCCACACCATGGACGTGCTCCGCTACGCGGCCGGCAACTTCTACATCAACGACAAGTCCACCGGGGCCGTCGTCGGCCAGCAGCCCTTCGGCGGTGCGCGGGCCTCCGGCACCAACGACAAGGCCGGCGCGGCGCAGAACCTCATGCGCTGGACGTCCACCCGGGCGATCAAGGAGGCGCTGCTCCCGCCCACGGACTACCGCTACCCGCACCAGGGCTGACCTTTCCGGCCCGCCAGCCCGGCCCGCCGTCCCTGACCTCGGCGGGCCGCCCGGCCCCGCCCCCGCCTCCCACGCCCCGAGGAGACGGGGCGGCTCCACGTCCAGGCGTGCCGAGGGCGAGCGCGTCCGCGCCCGAACGGGTGAGGTGCGTCTCAGATACTAGGAAGTCCGAGTAATTCCGCAGACACGGCCGGGCTGTTGTTCTAGCGTGGAACAAGAGCCGAACGTGGCCGCCCGACCGGGCGACCGGCGGATCGAGCCCGGTGCCACCGCATGGCGGGTCACCCCCCGCGGCGCCGTTCTCCGCCGCGCGTTCCGGCAGCCGCTGTTGTCCCACACCGTTCACCACCGCCCGCCACCGCCTGCCGCGGCCGCCCGGAACCGGGCCACCGTACGAGCGGGTGGAGGGGCGGTGCCCACCGGCCGACCGCCGGCGCGGAACCCTCAGCAGCCCCGTTTCTCCCTGGAGTTGGTATCCCATGGACGAGAACGCCCGCCAGAACGCCCTGCGCGCCCTCCAGCGCTCCATGGACCGCCGCGACAACGGCGGCTCCACCGGCCACGAACGCGCGCACGAGCAGCTCCACGACCGCGACCACGACCACGACGGCCGCTGACCCGGCAGCTGACCCGGCCGCCGTCCTACCCGCCGGCGGCGGTGGGGCCCGCGCACGCCGCGTCACGGTGCGCGACATCGATGTCCGGCATCCGGACATCGCATGTCACAAGGCAAGACGCGGAGTAGGGTGCCCTGCATGTCTCGCAGCATCAGCCTCGCAGTGATCCCCGGTGACGGAATCGGCCAGGAGGTCGTCGCGGAGGGCCTCAAGGTCCTCTCTGCGGTCCTTCCGCAGGAAACCAAGCTGGAGACCAAGGAGTACGACTTCGGCGCCAAGCGGTACCACCGCACCGGCCAGACCCTCACCGACGAGGACCTCGCCGACCTCAAGCCCCACGACGCCATCCTGCTCGGCGCGATCGGTGACCCCTCCGTGCCGTCCGGTGTGCTGGAGCGCGGGTTCCTGCTGAAGCTGCGGTTCGCCTTCGACCACCACGTGAACCTCCGGCCCAGCCGGCTCTTCCCGGGTGTGGCCACCCCGCTGGCGGGGGCGCCCGAGATCGACTTCGTGGTCGTCCGCGAGGGCACCGAGGGCCCGTACACCGGCAACGGCGGCGTGATCCGGACCGGCACCCCGCACGAGGTCGCCACCGAGGTCAGCCTCAACACCGCCTACGGCATCGAGCGGGTGGTGCGCGACGCCTACGCCCGCGCCCAGGCCCGCCCGCGCAAGAAGCTCACGCTGGTCCACAAGAACAACGTGCTGGTCCACGCCGGCCACCTGTGGACCCGCGTCTTCCAGGCCGTCGGGGCCGAGTACCCCGACGTCACCACCGACTACCTGCACGTGGACGCGGCGACGATCTTCCTCGTCACGCAGCCCGAGCGGTTCGACGTGATCGTCACCGACAACCTCTTCGGTGACATCATCACCGACCTCGCCGCGGCCGTCTCCGGCGGCATCGGCGTGGCCGCGAGCGGCAACATCAACCCCAGCCGCGAGTTCCCCTCGATGTTCGAGCCCGTCCACGGCTCGGCCCCGGACATCGCCGGCCAGTCCAAGGCCGACCCGACCGCCACCGTCCTGTCCGTCGCCCTGCTCCTGCGGCACCTGGGCTACGACGCGGAGGCCGCCCGGGTCGAGGCCGCGGTCCAGGCCGACCTGGCCGAGCGGGGCACCCTTCCCGCCCGCTCCACCGTGGAGATCGGCGACGCCCTGGCCGCCCGGGTCTCCGGCTGATCCGGCGGCACCCACCGCGGTAACCGTCCCCCGTCCCGGGCGCGCCCCCGCGTCCTGACGCCGCACCGGCCCGCTGAGCCCCTCCGGGGCCCGGCGCCGGGCGGCCCCGTCGTACCGCGCCCGCGGCCCTCCGGCCGCGGGCGCCTCGGCGAGCCTTCGCGCCCGCCGGCACCCGCCGCTGCCTCCGGCCGTTCAGGTCGGGGCGGCGGGGGGAGGTCACTCCGCCCCGTCCTGCTGCGATAATCGGAACGGGGCCGCAGTGCGGCGGGAAAGTCGGACGTCCTAGCACCTTGGACCGGACGCCACGCGAACACGTTGAAGGAACCAGACATGACGACGTCCACGATCGAGCTCAAGCCCTCCTCCCACCTGCTGCCCGACGCCGAACGGGAGGCGATCCTCGCCAACCCCGGCTTCGGCCGCCACTTCACCGACCACATGGTGTCGATCAAGTGGACCGAGGGCCGCGGCTGGCACGACGGCCAGCTCGTGCCGTACGCGCCGCTCTCCATCGACCCGGCGAACATGACGCTGCACTACGCGCAGACCATCTTCGAGGGCCTCAAGGCGTACCGGCAGCCCGACGGCTCGGTGGCCACCTTCCGCCCCGAGGCCAACGCCCTGCGCTTCCAGGCCTCCGCGCGCCGGCTGGCCATGCCCGAACTGCCGGTGGAGACCTTCATCGAAGCCGTCGAGGTGCTGGTCCGGCAAGACTCCGCCTG
Encoded proteins:
- the ilvC gene encoding ketol-acid reductoisomerase produces the protein MAELFYEDDADLSIIQGRKVAVIGYGSQGHAHALSLRDSGVDVRVGLHEGSKSKAQAEEQGLRVVTVAEAAAEADVIMILVPDPIQGRVYEESIKDNLKDGDALFFGHGLNIRYGFVKPPAGVDVCMVAPKGPGHLVRRQYEEGRGVPCIAAVEQDATGNAFALALSYAKGIGGTRAGVIKTTFTEETETDLFGEQAVLCGGTSALVKAGFETLVEAGYQPEIAYFECLHELKLIVDLMYEGGLEKMRWSVSETAEWGDYVSGPRIINDGTKAEMKKILAEIQDGTFANNWIAEYNAGLPKYNEYKKADESHLLETTGRKLRKLMSWVDEEA
- the serA gene encoding phosphoglycerate dehydrogenase, with protein sequence MSQKPVVLIAEELSPATVDALGPDFEIRHCNGADRAELLSAITDVDAILIRSATKVDAEAVAAANKLRVVARAGVGLDNVDVAAATKAGVMVVNAPTSNIVTAAELACGLLIASARNIAPASAALKAGEWKRNKYTGVELSEKTLGVVGLGRIGVLVSQRMAAFGMKVVAYDPYVQPARAAQIGVKLLTLDELLEVSDFITVHLPKTPETVGLIGDEALRRVKPSVRIVNAARGGIVDEEALAAALKEGRVAGAGLDVYAKEPCTDSPLFQFDNVVATPHLGASTDEAQEKAGIAVAKSVRLALAGELVPDAVNVQGGVIAEDVKPGLPLAEKLGRIFTALAGEVAARLDVEVCGEITQHDVKVLELSALKGVFEDVVAETVSYVNAPLFAQERGVEVRLTTSSESPNHRNLVTVRGTLADGSEVSVSGTLAGPKHQQKIVAVGDEDVDLALADHMAFLRYTDRPGVVGTIGRILGEVGVNIAGMQVARAAVGGEALVALTVDSTIPAGVLSDIADEIGATSARAVNLTD
- a CDS encoding Uma2 family endonuclease; its protein translation is MGGIMTADELPAWVFPPPGGFTADDLDRIPDLPPHTELIDGSLVFVSPQKSFHALVLDLLVYGLRSQAPAELRVRREMSVVLNRGNRPEPDLCVVRAEAVLESADETAYRAEDVVLAIEVVSPESRERDNKRKPQLYAEAGIPHFWRIEQGTGRRPVVYVYELDRVTGGYVPTGIHHDRLKLGYPFTVDIDLTEIDAM
- a CDS encoding PucR family transcriptional regulator produces the protein MRPVGDNGRVPADYGGFQELVDEVSALLGAPATLEDRDFRLIAFGVHDSDDDSAVDPVRTRSILTRRSTAEVRAWFERFGIARATGPVRIPAAPSAGVFRGRLCLPVRYGGVVHGYVWLLDEAEHSPAQLDAAMAVAARIGGRLAALAGAGEEGARALRALLTAVTRSGRDDAEDDLRKALGADSELPHALVCATPPGARAGKRLARTAVWAEAEEPDGGDLPGARTVPGAAVITRVPGWGPAGVVAVLVRLRSPHVLAPARSAAVRVLAALGGGEPAPADQGGPVAGVSDSRVDLAELPRAWQEAVAAARAARAEPALAPVAKWSGLGPYRLLTALPPGTPPDPAVAPLLTEAHRELAHTAEVFLDHAGQAGRTATALAIHRQTLYYRLSRIEQLTGLDLASGEARLLLHMALKAARL
- a CDS encoding proline dehydrogenase family protein; translation: MLGPVLLAASRSDRMRRVVASAPVTRPVVQRFIAGDDLHPALDTVRALVDSGLHITLDHLGEDVTDRATAQATRDAYLRLLETLADAGLAERAEVSVKLSAFGQALPDGGHDIALENVRPVAELASTHGTTVTLDMEDHTTVDSTLAVLRELRRDHPGTGAVIQSYLFRTEDDARALAVEGSRVRLVKGAYKEPASVAFQDRREVDRAYVRALRILFEGSGYPMVGSHDPRMIAIAQELAARTGRTPGQYEFQMLYGIRTAEQRRLADAGERMRVYVPYGADWYGYFMRRLAERPANLAFFLRSFAPGR
- the pruA gene encoding L-glutamate gamma-semialdehyde dehydrogenase, translated to MDAVTQVPAPVNEPVHTYAPGSAERARLEARLKELAGNPMDLPMVIGGQERMGGGDRFDVVQPHNHAARLGTYANATTDDARAAVDAALAAAPGWRATSFDDRAAIILRAAELLSGPWRETLAASTMLGQSKTVQQAEIDSPCELVDFWRFNVHYARQILAEQPVANAPGVWNRLDHRPLEGFVYAVTPFNFTAIAGNLPTAPALMGNVVVWKPSPTQTHSAVLLMRLLKEAGLPDGVINLVTGDGIAVSEVVLPHRDLAGIHFTGSTKTFQYLWKTVGENIEGYRSYPRIVGETGGKDFLVAHPSADPAVLKTALTRGAFEYQGQKCSATSRAYVPRSLWEGGFRQEFAAEVDGITMGDVTDLSNFVGALIDERSFAKNKAAIDRAKADPTVEVVAGGTYDDSVGYFVRPTVLACTDPENAVFREEYFGPVLAVHVYEDAEYDAMLAQMESVADYALTGSVIARDRAAVAHTMDVLRYAAGNFYINDKSTGAVVGQQPFGGARASGTNDKAGAAQNLMRWTSTRAIKEALLPPTDYRYPHQG
- a CDS encoding 3-isopropylmalate dehydrogenase; the encoded protein is MSRSISLAVIPGDGIGQEVVAEGLKVLSAVLPQETKLETKEYDFGAKRYHRTGQTLTDEDLADLKPHDAILLGAIGDPSVPSGVLERGFLLKLRFAFDHHVNLRPSRLFPGVATPLAGAPEIDFVVVREGTEGPYTGNGGVIRTGTPHEVATEVSLNTAYGIERVVRDAYARAQARPRKKLTLVHKNNVLVHAGHLWTRVFQAVGAEYPDVTTDYLHVDAATIFLVTQPERFDVIVTDNLFGDIITDLAAAVSGGIGVAASGNINPSREFPSMFEPVHGSAPDIAGQSKADPTATVLSVALLLRHLGYDAEAARVEAAVQADLAERGTLPARSTVEIGDALAARVSG